From the genome of Azospirillum brasilense, one region includes:
- a CDS encoding error-prone DNA polymerase: MTPYAELQVSTSFTFLEGASHPDELALTAAGLGHAAVAVTDRNSLAGVVQAHTAARKHGLRLIVGCRLDLTDADSLLAYPTDRAAYARLSRLLTLGKRRAPKGACFIARADLLDHAEGMLFLLVPPDQRDPAFVHALRGWRNDLGNRLHLAASHRYRGDDQRRLSWLAGLAEAERVPLVATNDVLYHTPARRPLADVMTCIRSGTTIDEAGWRLSANAERHLKAGVEMARLFHRHPDAVARTVEIAAACRFSLEELRYEYPDEVAEDGRSPQETLSDLTWAGAARRYPDGVPETVAQTLHRELALIGQLDYAPYFLTVHDIVRYARSQDILCQGRGSAANSAVCYCLGITSVDPATTRLLFERFISSARNEPPDIDVDFEHEKREKVIQYIYEKYGRERAGLTATVIRYRARGAIREVGKAMGLSADLVARLSSSVWGWSRHGVDEERARQYGFDPDDPRLRQTLELAQELIGFPRHLSQHVGGFVITRSPLSDLCPIANAAMKDRTTIEWDKDDIDALGILKVDVLALGMLTCLHRGFDLLKRHYKRPLTLAMVPQGDPATYDMLCRADSLGVFQVESRAQMSMLPRLRPKEFYDLVIQVAIVRPGPIQGDMVHPYLRRRNKEELVTYPSPDLEAVLKRTLGVPLFQEQAMQIAIVGAGFSAEDADRLRRAMATFRKTGEVQLFRDRFIEGMVGKGYDRAFAERCFQQIEGFGEYGFPESHAASFALLAYVSAWMKCHHPDVFAAALLNSQPMGFYAPAQIVRDAREHGVTVLPPDINRSDWDCTLEPLCEMGTQTLSPGGRGCIGNIRHALRLGLRLVRGMDEKDAHQLVLCRGAGYRDPYDLWRRARMPVAGLERLAKADAFRSVGLDRRAALWAVKALGAQPLPLFAGLADSAQDEPQALLPTMALGEHVVMDYGSLCLSLKAHPMALLRDGFTGVAPTDRLGTVRAGTRLTVAGLALVRQRPGSAEGVVFITLEDETGIANLVIMPDVFETFRKTIIGARLIAATGRVERSGKPNDEGGEVIHLRVERLSDLTHRLCDLTDPDALPNRSAAAVFPEGRNFR, encoded by the coding sequence ATGACCCCCTACGCCGAACTCCAGGTCTCGACCAGCTTCACCTTTCTGGAGGGCGCGTCCCACCCGGACGAGCTGGCGCTGACCGCCGCCGGCCTCGGCCACGCCGCCGTCGCGGTGACCGACCGCAACTCGCTGGCCGGGGTGGTGCAGGCGCACACCGCCGCCCGCAAGCACGGCCTCCGCCTGATTGTCGGCTGCCGGCTCGACCTGACCGACGCGGACAGCCTGCTCGCCTACCCCACCGACCGGGCGGCCTACGCGCGGCTGTCGCGGCTGCTGACGCTGGGCAAGCGGCGGGCGCCCAAGGGGGCCTGCTTCATCGCCCGTGCCGACTTGCTGGACCATGCGGAGGGGATGCTGTTCCTGCTGGTGCCGCCGGACCAGCGCGACCCTGCGTTCGTCCACGCGCTGCGCGGCTGGCGCAACGATCTGGGGAACCGCCTGCACCTCGCCGCCAGCCACCGCTACCGCGGCGACGACCAGCGGCGGCTGTCCTGGCTGGCCGGGCTGGCCGAGGCGGAGCGGGTGCCGCTGGTGGCGACCAACGACGTGCTCTACCACACCCCCGCCCGCCGCCCGCTGGCCGACGTGATGACCTGCATCCGCAGCGGCACGACCATCGACGAGGCGGGCTGGCGCCTGTCGGCCAACGCCGAGCGGCATTTGAAGGCCGGGGTGGAGATGGCCCGCCTGTTCCACCGCCACCCCGACGCGGTCGCCCGCACGGTGGAGATCGCCGCCGCCTGCCGCTTCTCGCTGGAGGAGCTGCGCTACGAATACCCGGACGAGGTGGCCGAGGACGGGCGCAGCCCGCAGGAGACGCTGAGCGACCTGACCTGGGCCGGCGCCGCCCGCCGCTACCCGGACGGCGTGCCGGAGACGGTGGCGCAGACCCTGCACCGCGAATTGGCGCTGATCGGGCAACTCGATTACGCACCCTATTTCCTGACGGTGCACGACATCGTGCGCTACGCCCGCTCGCAGGACATTCTCTGCCAAGGGCGTGGCTCGGCGGCCAATTCGGCGGTCTGCTATTGCCTGGGCATCACCTCGGTCGATCCCGCCACCACCAGGCTGCTGTTCGAGCGCTTCATCTCCTCGGCCCGCAACGAGCCGCCGGACATCGACGTGGATTTCGAGCATGAGAAGCGCGAGAAGGTCATCCAGTACATCTACGAAAAATACGGGCGCGAGCGGGCCGGGCTGACCGCCACCGTCATCCGCTACCGCGCCCGCGGCGCCATCCGCGAGGTCGGCAAGGCCATGGGCCTGTCCGCCGATCTGGTGGCGCGGCTGTCCTCCTCCGTCTGGGGCTGGAGCCGCCACGGCGTGGACGAGGAGCGCGCCCGGCAATACGGCTTCGACCCCGACGACCCGCGGCTCCGCCAGACGCTGGAACTGGCGCAGGAGCTGATCGGCTTCCCCCGCCACCTGTCGCAGCATGTCGGCGGCTTCGTCATCACCCGCAGCCCCTTGAGCGACCTGTGCCCCATCGCCAACGCCGCCATGAAGGACCGCACGACCATCGAGTGGGACAAGGACGACATCGACGCGCTGGGCATCCTGAAGGTGGACGTGCTGGCGCTGGGCATGCTGACCTGCCTGCACCGCGGCTTCGATCTGCTGAAGCGGCACTACAAGCGTCCCCTGACGCTGGCGATGGTGCCGCAGGGGGACCCGGCGACCTACGACATGCTGTGCCGGGCCGACAGCCTGGGCGTCTTCCAGGTGGAAAGCCGGGCGCAAATGTCCATGCTGCCCCGCCTGCGGCCCAAAGAGTTTTACGATCTGGTGATCCAGGTCGCCATCGTGCGCCCCGGCCCGATCCAGGGCGACATGGTCCACCCCTACCTGCGCCGCCGCAACAAGGAGGAATTGGTCACCTACCCATCTCCCGACCTGGAAGCGGTGCTGAAGAGGACGCTGGGCGTGCCGCTGTTCCAGGAACAGGCGATGCAGATCGCCATCGTCGGCGCCGGCTTCAGCGCGGAAGACGCTGACCGGCTGCGCCGCGCCATGGCGACCTTCCGCAAGACCGGAGAGGTCCAGCTTTTCCGCGACCGGTTCATCGAGGGCATGGTCGGCAAAGGCTACGACCGCGCCTTCGCCGAGCGCTGCTTCCAGCAGATCGAGGGGTTTGGCGAGTACGGCTTCCCCGAGAGCCACGCGGCGAGCTTCGCCCTGTTGGCCTATGTGTCGGCCTGGATGAAGTGCCACCATCCGGACGTCTTCGCCGCGGCCCTGCTGAACAGCCAACCCATGGGCTTCTACGCCCCCGCCCAGATCGTCCGCGACGCCCGTGAGCATGGGGTGACCGTGCTGCCCCCGGACATCAACCGGTCGGATTGGGATTGCACATTGGAACCGCTTTGCGAAATGGGAACGCAGACCCTCTCCCCGGGGGGGAGAGGGTGCATTGGAAACATCCGCCATGCCCTGCGGCTCGGCCTGCGGTTGGTCCGGGGGATGGACGAAAAGGACGCGCATCAACTCGTGCTGTGCCGCGGGGCGGGCTACCGCGATCCCTACGACCTGTGGCGCCGCGCGCGCATGCCGGTTGCCGGTCTGGAGCGGCTGGCCAAGGCCGACGCCTTCCGCTCCGTCGGGCTGGACCGGCGGGCCGCGCTGTGGGCGGTGAAGGCGCTGGGGGCGCAGCCGCTGCCGCTGTTCGCCGGCCTCGCCGACTCCGCCCAGGACGAGCCACAGGCCCTCCTGCCCACCATGGCGCTGGGCGAGCATGTGGTGATGGACTACGGCAGCCTGTGCCTGTCGCTGAAGGCGCATCCCATGGCGCTGCTGCGCGATGGCTTCACCGGGGTGGCTCCGACCGACCGGCTGGGCACGGTGCGGGCCGGCACGCGGCTGACCGTGGCGGGGCTGGCGCTGGTCCGGCAGCGGCCGGGCAGCGCCGAGGGCGTGGTCTTCATCACGCTGGAGGACGAGACCGGTATCGCCAACCTCGTCATCATGCCGGACGTGTTCGAGACATTCCGCAAGACGATCATCGGCGCCCGCCTGATCGCCGCCACCGGCCGGGTGGAGCGCAGCGGCAAGCCCAACGACGAGGGCGGCGAGGTCATCCACCTGCGCGTCGAGCGGCTGAGCGACCTGACGCACCGGCTGTGCGACCTGACCGACCCCGACGCGTTGCCCAACCGCTCCGCCGCCGCGGTCTTCCCGGAGGGGCGGAATTTCCGCTGA
- a CDS encoding tyrosine phosphatase family protein yields the protein MARDFVPFGLTVCGIEELNGFCEAGVTHVLSILDPGHPEPTAFGSYGEHKRLELRFHDIIDPYMGQSLPQRADVERILAFGRDLMTEPTGVGGLLVHCHAGISRSTAALTMILAQASPDRPAAEAMAAVVGIRHKAWPNLRMIEFADEILERRGELVAAVRARHRSYGRERPDLVQFMIDNGRVREVADLID from the coding sequence ATGGCCCGCGATTTCGTTCCCTTCGGACTGACCGTCTGCGGCATCGAGGAGCTGAACGGCTTCTGCGAGGCCGGCGTGACCCACGTCCTGTCGATCCTCGACCCCGGCCATCCGGAGCCGACCGCTTTCGGCTCCTACGGCGAGCACAAGCGGCTGGAACTGCGCTTCCACGACATCATCGACCCCTACATGGGCCAGTCCCTGCCGCAGCGTGCGGACGTGGAGCGCATCCTGGCCTTCGGGCGCGACCTGATGACCGAGCCGACCGGGGTGGGCGGGCTGCTGGTCCATTGCCACGCCGGCATTTCGCGCTCGACCGCCGCCCTGACCATGATCCTGGCCCAGGCCAGCCCGGACCGTCCCGCCGCCGAGGCGATGGCCGCCGTGGTCGGCATCCGCCACAAGGCGTGGCCCAACCTGCGCATGATCGAATTCGCCGACGAGATCCTGGAGCGACGGGGTGAGCTCGTCGCCGCCGTCCGCGCCCGCCACCGCAGCTATGGCCGGGAGCGTCCCGATCTGGTCCAGTTCATGATCGACAACGGCCGGGTGCGCGAGGTCGCGGACCTGATCGACTGA
- a CDS encoding tRNA-uridine aminocarboxypropyltransferase, which translates to MHAESCLTCLKPMHLCVCEAVEPIDNAVFLLILQHPQEKRETLGTAQITHLQFKNSALKVGLSWSNLKRILGREVDYKRWGVLYLGPVKQGAAPLPEVSVVDKGGVPQKDSELVLGDLEGVIVLDGTWSQAKTLWWRNPWLLKCRRIVLNPQFRSLYGQARKEPRRDSVSTLEAAAFLLSRLEAEPAVLERALKPFALLLKKLRAPRPRPVPPPRAEAAEPALETAPNQDEGK; encoded by the coding sequence ATGCATGCCGAATCCTGCCTCACCTGCCTAAAACCTATGCATTTGTGCGTTTGCGAGGCGGTGGAGCCGATCGACAACGCCGTCTTCCTGCTCATCCTCCAGCACCCGCAGGAAAAGCGCGAAACGCTGGGCACCGCGCAGATCACCCATCTCCAGTTCAAGAACTCCGCGCTGAAGGTGGGGCTGAGCTGGTCGAACCTGAAGCGCATCCTGGGACGCGAGGTCGATTACAAGCGCTGGGGCGTGCTCTATCTCGGCCCGGTCAAGCAGGGTGCGGCCCCTCTGCCGGAGGTGTCCGTGGTGGACAAGGGCGGCGTCCCGCAGAAGGACAGCGAGCTGGTGCTGGGCGACCTGGAGGGCGTCATTGTTCTGGACGGCACCTGGAGCCAAGCCAAGACGCTGTGGTGGCGCAACCCGTGGCTCCTGAAGTGCCGCCGCATCGTGCTGAACCCGCAGTTCCGCTCCCTCTATGGGCAGGCCCGCAAGGAGCCGCGGCGCGACAGCGTCTCGACCCTGGAGGCCGCCGCCTTCCTGCTGTCGCGGCTGGAGGCCGAGCCGGCGGTCCTCGAGCGCGCGCTGAAGCCTTTCGCCCTGCTGCTGAAGAAGCTGCGCGCGCCGCGCCCACGCCCCGTTCCGCCGCCCCGCGCGGAGGCGGCAGAGCCCGCTCTGGAGACGGCCCCCAATCAGGACGAGGGGAAATAA
- a CDS encoding ImuA family protein: protein MPELPVPGSCIEAPPPDRAAVLADLRARIRGLEGLGGEGTRVLPFGLPDLDGAFPAGGLPLGCLHEVAGEEPGAGTAFAAHLLARLASAAAPALWVVRGRDLHAAGLAAYGLTPDRLIAVRATRDADALWAMEEALRCKRLSAVLGEVGGLDLTASRRLQLAAESSGVTGFLLQSTARRSAASAAVTRWRIAPAPSWTAEPGVGDPRWRAELERCRGGRPGAWLVEWRDGVLVPAQAPERAVPAPASTPVRRPAPAGGHGPSWAEVA from the coding sequence ATGCCCGAACTTCCTGTGCCTGGGTCCTGCATCGAAGCGCCCCCGCCGGACCGGGCGGCGGTTCTGGCCGATCTGCGCGCCCGCATCCGGGGCCTGGAAGGGCTGGGCGGGGAGGGCACGCGGGTGCTGCCCTTCGGCCTGCCGGATCTCGACGGAGCCTTTCCGGCGGGCGGTCTGCCGCTCGGCTGCCTGCACGAGGTGGCGGGGGAGGAGCCGGGGGCCGGCACGGCCTTCGCCGCGCATCTGCTGGCCCGCCTCGCCAGCGCGGCGGCGCCCGCGCTGTGGGTCGTGCGCGGGCGCGACCTGCACGCCGCCGGGCTGGCCGCCTATGGGCTGACGCCGGACCGGCTGATCGCCGTGCGCGCGACCCGCGACGCCGACGCCCTGTGGGCGATGGAGGAGGCGCTGCGCTGCAAGCGGCTGTCCGCCGTGCTGGGGGAGGTCGGTGGGCTGGACCTGACGGCGAGTCGCCGGCTGCAACTGGCCGCCGAGTCGTCGGGTGTGACGGGATTCCTGTTGCAGAGCACCGCCCGCCGCTCGGCGGCGAGCGCGGCGGTCACCCGCTGGCGGATCGCGCCGGCGCCCAGTTGGACGGCGGAGCCGGGCGTGGGCGATCCGCGCTGGCGCGCGGAACTGGAGCGCTGCCGGGGCGGTCGCCCGGGGGCGTGGCTTGTGGAATGGCGTGACGGTGTCCTGGTCCCGGCGCAAGCACCGGAGCGGGCCGTTCCCGCGCCCGCATCCACCCCGGTTCGGCGTCCGGCTCCGGCGGGCGGACACGGACCGTCCTGGGCCGAGGTGGCATGA
- a CDS encoding Tim44 domain-containing protein, giving the protein MTQNTRSPRTVSRTPARAFGAVALALAVALTAGTADARAGKSSSAGSRGSRTYEAPAQTNTAPRAAPMERSAAPAQTPGAQQPGMASPAAAQRGGFFSRGGFMPALMGGLIGAGIAGMLFGGGFLDGLGSFAGILGFILQILLVVFLVRLAMRFFRNRSAGSARPAGMGASNAAYAGPNPGAMNREAVDARSNPLGGGARGGAAAGPASGPASSGRPGVRRDDLGIGPADYQAFEQTLVAVQTAYGNEDLTALRSAVTPEMASYFTEELAANHNRGVVNRLSDVRLLQGDLAEAWREGNAEYATVAMRFSLTDVTVDRASNRVVEGDPNRPVEATEIWTFTRPRGGRWVLSAIQQAG; this is encoded by the coding sequence ATGACCCAGAACACGCGATCCCCCCGCACCGTTTCCCGCACTCCGGCCCGCGCCTTCGGCGCCGTCGCTCTGGCGCTGGCCGTGGCGCTGACCGCCGGCACCGCCGACGCCCGCGCCGGCAAGAGCAGTTCCGCGGGCAGCCGCGGCTCGCGCACTTACGAGGCGCCGGCCCAGACCAACACCGCGCCGCGCGCCGCCCCGATGGAGCGCTCGGCCGCCCCGGCCCAGACCCCGGGCGCCCAGCAGCCGGGCATGGCGTCGCCGGCGGCGGCGCAGCGCGGCGGCTTCTTCTCGCGCGGCGGCTTCATGCCGGCCCTGATGGGCGGCCTGATCGGCGCCGGCATCGCCGGCATGCTGTTCGGCGGCGGCTTCCTCGATGGGCTGGGCAGCTTCGCGGGCATCCTGGGCTTCATCCTCCAGATCCTGCTGGTCGTCTTCCTGGTCCGTCTGGCCATGCGCTTCTTCCGCAACCGTTCGGCGGGTTCGGCGCGGCCGGCGGGCATGGGCGCTTCCAACGCCGCCTATGCCGGTCCGAATCCGGGCGCCATGAACCGCGAGGCGGTGGACGCGCGCTCGAACCCGCTGGGTGGTGGCGCTCGCGGTGGTGCGGCGGCGGGTCCGGCCTCGGGTCCAGCTTCTTCCGGCCGGCCGGGCGTGCGCCGTGACGACCTGGGCATCGGTCCGGCCGACTATCAGGCGTTCGAGCAGACGCTGGTCGCGGTCCAGACCGCCTACGGCAACGAGGACCTGACGGCCCTGCGCAGCGCCGTGACGCCGGAGATGGCCTCCTACTTCACCGAGGAACTGGCGGCCAACCACAACCGCGGCGTGGTCAACCGCCTGTCCGACGTCCGCCTGCTCCAGGGCGACCTGGCCGAGGCGTGGCGCGAGGGCAACGCGGAATACGCCACCGTGGCGATGCGCTTCTCGCTGACCGACGTGACGGTGGACCGCGCGAGCAACCGCGTGGTCGAGGGCGACCCGAACCGTCCGGTCGAAGCCACGGAAATCTGGACCTTCACCCGTCCGCGCGGCGGGCGCTGGGTCCTGTCGGCGATCCAACAGGCCGGCTGA
- a CDS encoding DUF4112 domain-containing protein: MSDIRTRPAPATSLSGVATAAPVIHIDLERLERLRRLTRLMDTRWRVPGTRIPFGLDGIAALVPVVGSTATTVVAAYIIMEAARFDLPKSLIARMLANMAVDWAGGSVPVVGALFDIGFKANRRNLNLLLEHLENRLAAPN, translated from the coding sequence ATGAGCGACATCCGCACGCGCCCCGCGCCCGCCACCAGCCTCTCGGGCGTCGCCACGGCGGCGCCGGTCATCCACATCGACTTGGAACGGCTGGAACGGCTGCGCCGGCTGACCCGGCTGATGGACACGCGCTGGCGCGTTCCCGGCACCCGCATCCCCTTCGGACTGGACGGCATCGCCGCGCTGGTCCCGGTCGTCGGCAGCACGGCGACCACCGTGGTGGCCGCCTACATCATCATGGAAGCCGCCCGCTTCGACCTTCCGAAGAGCCTGATCGCCCGCATGCTCGCCAACATGGCGGTGGATTGGGCCGGCGGCTCGGTCCCGGTGGTCGGCGCCCTCTTCGACATCGGCTTCAAGGCCAACCGCCGCAACCTGAACCTGCTGCTGGAGCATCTGGAGAACCGGCTGGCCGCACCCAACTGA
- the hemN gene encoding oxygen-independent coproporphyrinogen III oxidase, which produces MNAISPVACATAPTAPLNAALLAKYDGLRVPRYTSYPTAPHFTAAVGAERYADWLAELDTAAHTGSLYLHVPFCAKMCWYCGCHTKIVARYAPIAEYLGHLRREVGMVADRISGRLRVRHIHFGGGTPTMMAPDDFESLIALLRERYDVTADAEIAVEIDPRTLTREMAEALGRAGVNRASLGVQDFDANVQAAINRIQPQEQTEQTLEWLRANGIRHINLDLMYGLPNQSVESVARSAEIALTMAPDRLSVFGYAHVPWMKTHQKKIDESALAGTLGRWEQFASIAGVLTDAGFQPIGLDHFARPDDELAVQQAEGRLSRNFQGYTTDDAEVLLGFGASSIGALPQGYVQNAVPFDQYAQAVEAGRFPTGKGLTLTADDRLRRDLIVRLMCDLSVDVGAVAVAHGLTTGAFDADLEAMADLVADGVAVVEGRRVHVPEPARPLMRIVAARFDTYLSTGAGKHSRAV; this is translated from the coding sequence ATGAACGCGATCTCCCCCGTGGCCTGCGCCACCGCCCCGACCGCCCCGCTGAACGCCGCCCTGCTCGCCAAGTACGACGGGCTGCGGGTGCCCCGCTACACCAGCTACCCGACGGCGCCGCACTTCACCGCCGCCGTGGGGGCGGAGCGCTACGCGGACTGGCTGGCGGAGCTGGACACGGCGGCCCACACGGGGTCGCTGTACCTGCATGTGCCCTTCTGCGCGAAGATGTGCTGGTACTGCGGCTGCCACACGAAGATCGTCGCCCGTTACGCTCCCATCGCCGAGTATCTCGGCCATCTGCGGCGCGAGGTTGGCATGGTCGCCGACCGCATCTCCGGGCGACTGCGGGTGCGGCACATCCATTTCGGCGGCGGCACCCCGACCATGATGGCGCCGGACGACTTCGAATCGCTGATCGCCCTGCTGCGCGAACGCTACGACGTGACGGCGGACGCGGAGATCGCGGTGGAGATCGATCCGCGCACCCTGACCCGCGAGATGGCGGAGGCGCTGGGCCGCGCCGGGGTCAACCGCGCCTCGCTGGGCGTGCAGGACTTCGACGCCAACGTCCAGGCGGCCATCAACCGCATCCAGCCGCAGGAACAGACCGAGCAGACGCTGGAGTGGCTGCGCGCCAACGGCATCCGCCACATCAACCTCGACCTGATGTACGGCCTGCCCAACCAGTCGGTGGAGAGCGTCGCGCGGTCCGCGGAGATCGCCCTGACCATGGCGCCGGACCGGCTGTCGGTCTTCGGCTACGCTCATGTGCCGTGGATGAAGACGCACCAGAAGAAGATCGACGAGTCGGCGCTGGCCGGAACGCTGGGCCGGTGGGAGCAGTTCGCGTCCATCGCCGGGGTGCTGACCGACGCCGGCTTCCAGCCCATCGGCCTCGACCACTTCGCCCGGCCCGACGACGAACTGGCCGTGCAGCAGGCCGAGGGGCGGCTCAGCCGCAACTTCCAGGGCTACACGACCGACGACGCGGAGGTGCTTCTGGGCTTCGGCGCCTCCTCCATCGGGGCGCTGCCGCAGGGCTATGTGCAGAACGCCGTTCCCTTCGACCAGTACGCCCAGGCCGTCGAGGCCGGACGCTTCCCGACCGGCAAGGGGCTGACGCTGACCGCCGACGACCGGCTGCGCCGCGACCTGATCGTGCGCCTGATGTGCGACCTGTCGGTGGACGTCGGCGCGGTGGCCGTGGCCCACGGGCTGACCACCGGGGCCTTCGACGCCGATCTGGAGGCCATGGCCGATCTGGTGGCCGATGGGGTCGCCGTGGTGGAGGGCCGCCGCGTCCATGTGCCGGAACCCGCCCGCCCGCTGATGCGCATCGTGGCCGCGCGCTTCGACACCTACCTGTCCACCGGCGCCGGGAAGCACAGCCGCGCGGTGTGA
- a CDS encoding glutathione S-transferase family protein: MITLYTFASPNGQKASILLEELGLTYKVHKVDLVAGEGRQPDYLAVSPIGKIPAVVEDLPGGKKRRLFGSGAILLHYAERTGRLLPEDEDERAEAMSWLMLGVSDLGPSGLSKFRFAVMAPEKIPYAIDYFKGELQRIHAAMEERLGGSEYLAGGAFSIADIACFPFVAVAAKAEGNVLDRYPNLKRWHDAVAERPAVKRGMAVPE; encoded by the coding sequence ATGATCACGCTCTACACCTTCGCCTCGCCGAACGGGCAAAAGGCTTCGATCCTGCTGGAAGAGCTGGGTCTCACCTACAAGGTCCACAAGGTCGACCTCGTGGCCGGCGAAGGCCGTCAGCCCGACTATCTGGCGGTCAGCCCGATCGGCAAGATCCCCGCCGTCGTCGAGGATCTGCCCGGCGGCAAGAAGCGCCGCCTGTTCGGGTCGGGGGCCATCCTGCTGCACTACGCGGAGCGCACCGGCCGCCTCCTGCCCGAGGACGAGGACGAGCGGGCGGAGGCGATGAGCTGGCTGATGCTGGGCGTCAGCGACCTCGGCCCCTCGGGCTTGAGCAAGTTCCGCTTCGCGGTCATGGCGCCGGAGAAGATCCCCTACGCCATCGACTATTTCAAAGGCGAGCTGCAGCGCATCCACGCCGCGATGGAGGAGCGTCTGGGCGGGTCGGAATATCTGGCCGGCGGCGCCTTCTCCATCGCCGACATCGCCTGCTTCCCCTTCGTGGCCGTGGCCGCCAAGGCGGAGGGCAACGTGCTGGACCGCTACCCCAACCTGAAGCGCTGGCACGACGCGGTCGCGGAGCGCCCGGCGGTCAAGCGCGGCATGGCGGTGCCGGAGTGA
- a CDS encoding protease complex subunit PrcB family protein has product MTRPAVAFLALAAALPLLAACQTAPDGTEAQALLPADADPGTYWQGDRSQAYERAYVVARNPQEWNDLWARVGEAAPGPLPGDRMAAAVFLGPRDTGGYGVSIVSARASGGDVVVGYRERVPGPAQAVAQMQTSPYAVRLIPMAAGAAKFQREK; this is encoded by the coding sequence ATGACTCGTCCGGCCGTCGCGTTTCTCGCCCTCGCCGCCGCCCTCCCCCTGCTGGCCGCCTGCCAGACCGCCCCGGACGGCACGGAGGCCCAGGCCCTGCTTCCTGCCGACGCCGATCCCGGCACCTATTGGCAGGGCGACCGCAGCCAGGCCTACGAGCGCGCCTATGTGGTCGCCCGCAACCCGCAGGAATGGAACGACCTCTGGGCCCGCGTCGGCGAGGCCGCGCCGGGGCCCCTACCCGGCGACCGCATGGCCGCGGCGGTCTTCCTCGGCCCGCGCGACACCGGCGGCTACGGCGTGTCCATCGTCAGCGCGCGGGCGTCCGGCGGCGATGTCGTCGTCGGCTACCGCGAGCGGGTTCCCGGTCCGGCCCAGGCGGTGGCGCAGATGCAGACGTCGCCTTATGCGGTGCGGTTGATCCCGATGGCGGCGGGGGCGGCGAAGTTTCAGCGGGAGAAGTGA
- a CDS encoding ABC transporter permease has translation MRAGRFLRRFARHRLAVVSALLLLVLALAAAAAPWVESWLGVESTGISLLDRFGPPSALHPLGTDELGRDVLVRLLYGGRVSLFVGVAAALASAVIGTGIGLLAGYFGGRLDDLLMRVTDGLIALPLLPLLIVLGAIDLTRLGIPPEVAGSEDASLLRIVVLVALFGWTTVARLVRGATLSARRRDYVRAAVAMGAGSRRIMLAHILPNVAAPAVVATTLTVGNVILLESVLSFLGLGIQPPLPSWGNMLTNAQELVGTAPLLAVWPGLLIFLTVIAVNLLGDGLQDALDPRVVGKR, from the coding sequence GTGAGGGCCGGGCGCTTCCTGCGGCGCTTCGCCCGCCACCGGCTGGCGGTGGTCAGCGCCCTGCTGCTGCTCGTCCTGGCCCTCGCCGCGGCGGCGGCGCCCTGGGTGGAAAGTTGGCTGGGGGTGGAGTCCACGGGGATCAGCCTGCTCGACCGCTTCGGCCCGCCCTCGGCCCTGCACCCGCTGGGCACGGACGAGCTGGGGCGCGACGTTCTGGTGCGGCTGCTCTACGGCGGGCGGGTGTCGCTGTTCGTGGGCGTGGCGGCGGCGCTGGCCTCCGCCGTCATCGGCACGGGGATCGGGCTGCTGGCCGGCTATTTCGGCGGGCGGCTCGACGACCTGCTGATGCGCGTCACCGACGGGCTGATCGCCTTGCCGCTGCTGCCGCTGCTGATCGTGCTGGGCGCCATCGACCTGACGCGGCTGGGCATCCCGCCGGAGGTGGCGGGATCGGAGGACGCCAGCCTGCTGCGCATCGTCGTTCTGGTGGCGCTGTTCGGCTGGACGACGGTGGCGCGGCTGGTGCGCGGCGCCACCCTGTCGGCGCGGCGGCGCGATTATGTGCGGGCGGCGGTGGCGATGGGGGCGGGCAGCCGCCGCATCATGCTGGCTCACATCTTGCCGAACGTCGCGGCCCCCGCCGTGGTGGCGACGACGCTGACGGTCGGCAACGTGATCCTGCTGGAGTCGGTGCTGAGCTTCCTCGGGCTGGGCATCCAGCCGCCGCTGCCCTCCTGGGGCAACATGCTGACCAATGCGCAGGAGCTGGTGGGAACGGCGCCGCTGCTGGCGGTGTGGCCGGGGCTGTTGATCTTTTTGACGGTGATCGCCGTCAACCTGCTGGGCGACGGGCTGCAGGACGCGCTGGACCCGCGGGTGGTGGGGAAAAGGTAG